Proteins from one Monodelphis domestica isolate mMonDom1 chromosome 6, mMonDom1.pri, whole genome shotgun sequence genomic window:
- the FGFBP2 gene encoding fibroblast growth factor-binding protein 2 → MPSVACLLLLGACCLGALGQTPKQKRISHGEEIHFQTKGKDACSMRVSDQGEIHLRLECRNQGQFSWCEYSGKLKLCGAFVSNPTLYWSQVVLGLRRLSEPCLAAPVLRPPMCQGAGPEAQLKQEASSLKDAHLSSLQSEASRPSKLGFRSEGTPPKDSKEVQMVKVSAKKVGKAKPTALPPAKPTQQGQQARREEEARRMAKEYCWEPLHKICSYIIGIFLG, encoded by the coding sequence ATGCCATCCGTGGCCTGCCTTCTGCTCCTGGGGGCATGTTGTCTTGGGGCTTTGGGACAGaccccaaagcagaagagaatcAGTCATGGGGAAGAGATTCACTTTCAGACAAAGGGCAAAGATGCATGTTCTATGCGGGTCAGTGATCAGGGTGAAATCCACCTCAGGCTTGAATGCAGGAACCAGGGCCAGTTCTCCTGGTGTGAGTACAGTGGGAAACTTAAACTATGTGGGGCTTTCGTCAGCAACCCAACTCTCTACTGGAGTCAGGTGGTTCTGGGCTTGAGGAGGCTGAGTGAGCCCTGCCTGGCAGCCCCAGTGTTGAGGCCCCCAATGTGCCAAGGTGCTGGACCTGAGGCTCAGCTCAAGCAGGAGGCTTCTAGCCTAAAGGATGCTCACCTCTCCAGCTTGCAGTCTGAAGCTTCTAGGCCTTCAAAATTAGGGTTCAGGTCGGAGGGGACACCCCCAAAAGACTCCAAGGAAGTCCAGATGGTCAAAGTGTCTGCCAAGAAGGTTGGGAAAGCCAAGCCCACTGCCCTACCTCCAGCAAAGCCAACCCAACAAGGGCAGCAGGCCCGGAGAGAGGAGGAGGCCAGGAGAATGGCGAAAGAATACTGCTGGGAGCCCTTGCACAAGATCTGTTCTTACATCATTGGCATCTTTCTGGGCTAA